A single region of the Vicia villosa cultivar HV-30 ecotype Madison, WI linkage group LG4, Vvil1.0, whole genome shotgun sequence genome encodes:
- the LOC131597620 gene encoding uncharacterized protein LOC131597620, which yields MDKSWISKLHTTPEYEIGLDIFLYFAFKKVAVGDTIRCPCPMCRFLKPQTRSVVRDHLLCKPFPKNYVVWTLHGERKLPESSRNEYFVQDKFQSDNMMETMLNDAFDNYRQDAANLNETDMIALEDILNEGTGVDSGDFREFLNDGSQILQEGSNYTKLEFIVKLYHIKVLCGLSDKAITMILDLLRDAFQQLNLPHSFYEAKKTINKLGLDYTKIDACPNDCILFLGDDEKELQARKHCGASRWNPKKKKKQAAKVLRYFPLKTRLQRLFMCSKTAEHMRWHALDNNTNGLLRHPKDGEAWKNFNLIHPEFASDHRNVRLGLASDGFNPFGTMNSKYSVWPVFLIPYNIPPWMCVKHTSFILSMIIPGKSSPGNSIDVYLQPLVNELKELWNDGVVTFDVSMNESFRMRETLMWTISDFPALGNLSGWNTHTSLACPNCNFDSKGCRLSKSKKWCFMGHRRFLSRNHRFRLNRVRFNGDIEERNPPSKISGSDILRQTKDLNFTFGRGEMLDGNKKRPRKKVQQWNKRSIFFELPYWEFNLLRHNLDFMHIEKNVCDNVLYTFLNDMNKSKDNLNARKDLQEMGIRLDLWPNEKGDIILLCFH from the coding sequence ATGGATAAGTCTTGGATTTCAAAGCTACATACCACACCTGAATATGAAATTGGATTagatatattcttatattttgctTTTAAAAAGGTGGCTGTTGGAGATACAATACGATGTCCATGTCCGATGTGCAGGTTTTTGAAACCGCAAACTAGAAGTGTAGTTAGGGATCACTTACTATGCAAACCATTTCCCAAGAACTATGTCGTATGGACCCTTCACGGTGAGAGAAAACTTCCAGAGTCTTCTAGAAATGAATACTTTGTGCAAGATAAGTTTCAATCGGATAATATGATGGAAACAATGCTCAATGATGCATTTGATAACTATAGGCAAGATGCTGCTAATTTAAATGAAACAGATATGATAGCTTTAGAGGACATACTAAATGAAGGGACGGGAGTTGATAGTGGTGATTTTCGTGAGTTTCTCAATGATGGAAGCCAAATATTGCAAGAAGGAAGCAATTACACAAAACTTGAATTTATAGTCAAATTATATCATATAAAGGTCTTGTGTGGATTAAGTGACAAAGCAATTACTATGATATTAGATTTGTTGAGAGACGCATTTCAACAATTAAATTTGCCTCATTCATTTTACGAGGCAAAGAAAACCATCAATAAACTTGGTCTTGATTATACAAAGATCGATGCATGTCCAAATGATTGTATCTTGTTCTTGGGAGATGACGAAAAAGAACTGCAAGCACGCAAGCATTGTGGAGCATCTCGATGGAATCCtaagaaaaagaagaagcaaGCTGCAAAGGTGTTGCGTTACTTTCCACTAAAAACAAGATTACAAAGATTGTTCATGTGTTCTAAGACTGCAGAGCATATGAGATGGCATGCTTTGGACAATAACACTAATGGGCTATTAAGACATCCAAAGGATGGTGAAGCATGGAAGAACTTTAATTTAATTCATCCTGAATTTGCCTCAGATCATCGAAATGTTCGCTTGGGACTTGCCAGTGACGGTTTTAACCCATTTGGGACCATGAATTCTAAATATAGTGTTTGGCCAGTGTTCTTGATTCCATATAACATTCCTCCTTGGATGTGTGTGAAACACACTTCATTCATCTTGTCAATGATCATTCCTGGAAAATCGAGTCCTGGAAATAGTATAGATGTTTACTTACAACCCCTTGTGAATGAGTTAAAGGAGCTATGGAATGATGGTGTGGTAACATTTGATGTATCAATGAATGAAAGTTTTAGAATGCGGGAAACTCTAATGTGGACGATTAGTGACTTTCCGGCTCTAGGTAATCTGTCTGGTTGGAATACACATACAAGTTTAGCTTGCCCAAATTGTAACTTTGACTCAAAAGGTTGTCGTCTTAGTAAAAGTAAGAAGTGGTGTTTTATGGGCCATCGTCGTTTTTTGAGCAGAAATCATAGATTTAGACTAAATCGAGTTCGCTTTAATGGTGACATAGAAGAACGAAATCCTCCATCAAAAATATCAGGATCTGACATTTTAAGGCAAACAAAAGATCTTAATTTTACATTTGGGAGAGGAGAAATGTTGGATGGTAATAAAAAGAGACCTAGAAAAAAAGTTCAGCAGTGGAATAAAAGAAGTATattctttgaacttccatattgggaGTTTAATTTGTTGCGTCATAATCTAGattttatgcatattgaaaaaaatgtgtgTGACAATGTCCTGTATACTTTTCTCAATGATATGAATAAATCAAAAGACAATCTTAATGCTCGAAAAGATTTACAAGAGATGGGTATTAGACTTGATCTTTGGCCTAATGAAAAGGGAGATATCATCTTGCTTTGTTTTCACTAA
- the LOC131599430 gene encoding cation/H(+) antiporter 15-like: MEADRIQQLQNEGLISCYWNRVDNPGTIWNSENVLIHYLPNLVLQILLVVFATRIMFWILRPLHQPHFVAELLAGFVLNIYVPILNSSLFGIALPIKGLLVFESIAQLGIIYYVFVTGLEMNLETVSRARKKASTIAIAGTLIPMILGFMIYVLVEKTYIKNGEFNTVSAYFLWSLTISITSFPVVAHVLSDLKILYTGLGRVALTAATINDFINWAMFIFLIPLIINGKRGILSVISTILFVLFCHCVLAPPLNKILIRKTNENEWDLYQLSYVIIGLVACATVTEFLGTHSVVGALVFGLILPRGKFSEMLIEQSDDIGSGYLAPLFFASIGVRSEVLPVIKGNFILVIFVMIVLISSKILSTIVATRFYGMPIRDSVALGMLMNTKGVLSLIILNIGWDRKVISHEAFTIMVFSIFFMTVIVAPIINAMYKPRVTYEQNKLRTIENLKSDSEIRVMVCVHNARQANGMVNILEACNGVNVSHLRVFALQLVELKGRSAALMVAQLDQQQQQKESQILDQSSETNSYSSNIITNVFEEYSTNNANTLVENLVAMSSYSTIHKDIFNLALEKQASLVLIPFHKQSTVEGSLEVTESAVKDINRNLMQDVPCSVGIFVDRGHHAALSKIKMHITMIFIGGPDDREALAIAWRMSKHPWTRLTMVRIFLSGKAGKVDSSRYNEAQGLLAAVLDTGKQKELDEEYVDSFRLKAVNNEDSITYTEREVQAGEDIPELLNELDKVGCDLYILGHGKGRNSSVWSNLLEWADCPELGVIGDMLASNSFGSNSSILVVQQYGFGGLEFNTCHCSRKARSKNDDLESVSQRYND; the protein is encoded by the exons ATGGAAGCTGATCGGATTCAACAATTGCAGAATGAAGGACTAATTAGTTGCTACTGGAACCGTGTCGATAACCCTGGCACCATATGGAACTCAGAAAATGTCTTGATACATTACCTTCCAAATCTAGTCCTCCAAATATTACTCGTTGTTTTCGCAACTCGTATAATGTTTTGGATCCTTAGACCCTTACATCAACCTCATTTTGTTGCTGAGCTTCTT gcCGGATTCGTGCTAAATATATATGTTCCCATACTGAACTCATCACTGTTTGGAATAGCACTTCCTATAAAGGGACTTCTTGTTTTTGAGTCTATAGCACAATTGGGTATCATCTACTATGTTTTTGTAACTGGTTTAGAGATGAACTTAGAGACAGTATCAAGAGCAAGAAAAAAAGCATCAACTATTGCTATTGCAGGAACATTAATTCCAATGatattagggtttatgatatatGTTTTAGTTGAAAAAACATACATAAAAAACGGCGAATTCAACACCGTTTCGGCTTATTTTCTATGGTCGTTAACTATTAGTATAACAAGTTTTCCAGTGGTGGCACATgttctttcagatcttaagattCTCTATACAGGACTTGGTAGAGTTGCATTAACAGCTGCTACAATCAATGACTTTATCAATTGGGCAATGTTTATATTTCTTATTCCGTTAATTATTAACGGTAAAAGAGGAATATTATCGGTGATATCAACGATACTTTTCGTTCTTTTTTGTCATTGTGTATTAGCTCCTCCACTCAACAAAATCTTAATACGAAAAACTAATGAAAATGAATGGGACTTATATCAACTATCCTATGTGATAATTGGACTTGTTGCATGTGCAACCGTTACTGAATTTCTTGGTACACATTCTGTTGTTGGAGCATTGGTTTTTGGGTTGATTCTTCCGCGTGGAAAATTTTCGGAAATGTTGATAGAACAATCGGATGATATTGGATCGGGATATTTAGCACCGTTGTTTTTCGCGAGTATTGGTGTGAGAAGTGAAGTGCTTCCAGTTATAAAGGGAAactttattttggttatttttgtCATGATAGTGTTGATTTCAAGTAAGATTCTGAGTACTATAGTTGCTACTCGTTTCTATGGAATGCCGATTCGTGATAGTGTGGCTCTTGGAATGCTTATGAATACTAAAGGGGTCTTATCATTGATTATACTCAACATTGGATGGGATAGAAAG GTTATTAGCCATGAGGCCTTTACAATTATGGTTTTTAGCATATTTTTCATGACAGTTATAGTGGCACCTATTATCAATGCAATGTACAAACCAAGAGTGACATATGAACAAAACAAGTTAAGGACAATAGAGAATTTGAAAAGTGATTCTGAGATTAGAGTTATGGTTTGTGTGCATAATGCTCGCCAAGCGAATGGAATGGTCAATATTCTTGAGGCTTGTAATGGCGTAAATGTTTCTCATTTACGCGTCTTTGCGCTTCAACTTGTTGAACTCAAAGGACGTTCGGCTGCACTAATGGTAGCGCAACtagaccaacaacaacaacaaaaggaATCACAAATCCTCGATCAATCGTCAGAGACGAATAGTTACTCGTCCAACATTATCACGAATGTTTTTGAAGAATATTCGACTAATAATGCTAACACTCTTGTGGAAAATCTTGTTGCTATGTCTTCTTATTCGACGATTCATAAAGACATATTTAATTTAGCGTTGGAGAAACAGGCGTCGTTGGTTTTAATCCCGTTTCATAAGCAAAGCACCGTGGAAGGTTCTCTAGAGGTGACCGAGAGCGCGGTGAAAGACATAAACCGAAACTTGATGCAAGACGTGCCTTGTTCGGTTGGAATTTTCGTTGATCGTGGACATCATGCAGCGTTGTCCAAGATCAAAATGCATATTACTATGATTTTCATTGGTGGACCTGACGACAGAGAAGCCTTAGCGATTGCTTGGAGAATGTCGAAGCATCCGTGGACACGGCTTACAATGGTGAGGATATTTTTAAGTGGTAAGGCGGGAAAAGTTGATTCGTCGAGATATAATGAAGCACAAGGACTATTAGCTGCGGTTTTAGATACCGGGAAGCAAAAAGAGTTGGACGAAGAATACGTAGATTCGTTTCGGCTTAAAGCGGTTAACAATGAAGATTCTATAACTTATACTGAAAGAGAAGTGCAAGCAGGTGAAGATATTCCAGAATTGCTTAATGAGTTGGATAAAGTAGGTTGTGATTTATACATTTTAGGACATGGAAAAGGAAGAAACTCTTCGGTTTGGTCGAATTTGTTGGAATGGGCTGATTGTCCTGAGCTTGGTGTTATTGGTGATATGTTGGCATCAAATAGTTTTGGTTCAAATTCTTCAATACTTGTTGTACAACAATATGGATTTGGAGGTTTAGAATTCAATACTTGTCATTGTTCTCGCAAAGCACGTTCAAAGAATGATGATCTTGAGTCAGTTTCCCAAAGATATAATGACTAG